AACCTGGAGCGGCGAGACGCCGTCAAGGGGGAGATGACCCTGCTGGTGGCGGGCAATGCCGGAGGAAAAGAGGAGTTGGACAGCGAGCGGCTCCGGCGGGAACTGGAACACGCTTCCTGCGGCGCGTCGGAACTGGCCGCTGCTCTGTCCGCGAAATACGGTATCCCCCGCCGGCAAATCTATGAACGGATCCTGCGGCTCAAGGAAGAAGAATAGAATTACCGCCCGTAATAAGACATCAGAGCGGCTCTGGACAGGGCATGTTTTTCCAGGGCTGATTCCACTTTCCTGGGCGAAGCGTTCTCATTCAGATCCAGTTTTTCGACAGCCAGGGCATAAACGGTGAAGATATACCGGTGCGGTATTTCGCCTATGGGAGGGCAGGCGCCGCCGAAACCCGGCTTCCCGAAGTCGGTCACGCTCTGGACGCATCCTTCCGGAACCAGGTTTTTCTCCATATTGCCCGCGTCCGCCGACAGCTCTTGAATGCCGGCCGGAATATTGAATATAAGCCAGTGCCACCAGCCCCGGCCCTTTCGGGCGTCGGGATCAAAAACGGTAATGGCGAAACTTTTCGTCTCCGTCGGCGCGCCGGCCCAGGACAGCGACGGGGAAATGTTTTTGCCGGTGCAGCCAAACCCGGAATAGACCTGGTCTTCGGTAAGCTGCTTCTTCATTTCTTTACTGCTCAGAACAAAATCCTGGGCAGAACCGTTGCCGGCAAGAAGGATCAAGATGCCGGCCGCCGCTGTCAGCAGTATGATGTTTTTCATCTTTTCTCCCTGCGGTTGAATCATTGCAATTTTTTTTAATATATCATCTCTCGTTTTTTTCTGGCAATTCATATTTTGTATTGACATTCAATAATACCCGGTGCATTTGTAAGCATTAAATCATGCTCATGCTAAAACCAAACCTCGGGTGACCGGGGGACGGAAAGCAACGGGTCTTTTGAAAGAAAGACAGCCGGGCCGCCATGAGGGGGCATAAATATTAAGCCGGATTGTCTTTTCCCGATAAGATGATCCGGCTTTTTTTGTTCGGGGAAGGGGCAGGCAGAATTTGAGAAGCATTATTATCATTCCTTTTTCGCGGTAGTTTTCTCAGCCAAATGCCTGTGTACCGGTTCTAAACCGGTCTGCAAATCTCGATAAAAAGACGTTTTAAGTAACTTTACGTTTTCAGGGAGGAAGATTTTTGCTTCCCATGACGGGGATAAATTAGCCGGTGTATGCCCTGGCATACGATGGCGATTTATTCGGGGGGACACCTTGAGAAAAATCTTCGTTTGCCTGCTGCTGTTCGCTGCCTGCCTTTGTTCCCAAAACCTGTTTGCAACGGAAGTTACCGCTTTCGGCCCGCAGGTTTGTAAACGCACGACCGGCTCCCCCAATATTTATAATGATACGTTTTCAGCCCCTGAAATCCAAGGGCGGCTAATCATTCGTAACGGCACCGATGATGGCCAGCACCGGGTAACCAGCG
This genomic stretch from Thermodesulfobacteriota bacterium harbors:
- a CDS encoding YbhB/YbcL family Raf kinase inhibitor-like protein, with product MKNIILLTAAAGILILLAGNGSAQDFVLSSKEMKKQLTEDQVYSGFGCTGKNISPSLSWAGAPTETKSFAITVFDPDARKGRGWWHWLIFNIPAGIQELSADAGNMEKNLVPEGCVQSVTDFGKPGFGGACPPIGEIPHRYIFTVYALAVEKLDLNENASPRKVESALEKHALSRAALMSYYGR